A stretch of the Conger conger chromosome 3, fConCon1.1, whole genome shotgun sequence genome encodes the following:
- the LOC133123503 gene encoding insulin-like growth factor-binding protein complex acid labile subunit, translating to MAAGFFCWFFFCTFATNAQAQVWQSCGPSCDCITDIKFLNCSHRGFSNVPGDFPPDTEHLDLSGNLLTGLHKGGFRLLWNLRVLLLSDNNITSISDGAFSPLGSLWKLDLSQNWISTLSEGFSLGLGSLRELLLGHNQLAFLEEESFLHLDSLRKLDLSANAIRSVRARTFVYMTALRQLDLRDNWLGRLANGVFSSLRSLEVLNLSRNRIHSVEAGVLTPLVSLALLDLSQNGLCTIRFKTFLSIRTYGTHLLLRRNPWHCDCDLQRVFRKLRSVRRLSLDDYGDLSCAEPAELRGHPLSRVDAELCFAETVTVLVITGTVVIVVLAAIVMAETSKRKPVAKQGSGENGGLEEYAEN from the coding sequence ATGGCAGCTGGCTTCTTCTGCTGGTTCTTTTTCTGCACATTTGCTACAAATGCCCAGGCCCAGGTCTGGCAGTCCTGTGGACCATCCTGTGACTGCATCACTGACATCAAGTTCCTCAACTGCTCCCATAGAGGGTTCAGTAATGTGCCCGGGGACTTTCCCCCTGATACCGAGCACTTGGACTTGTCTGGGAACCTTCTGACGGGGCTCCACAAGGGGGGTTTCAGACTGCTGTGGAACCTACGGGTCCTCCTTTTGAGCGACAACAACATCACCAGCATTTCAGACGGTGCCTTCTCTCCCCTGGGGAGCCTCTGGAAGCTGGACCTGAGTCAGAACTGGATCTCCACCCTGAGCGAGGGCTTCTCATTGGGTCTGGGCTCTCTGAGGGAGCTACTGCTGGGGCACAACCAGCTGGCCTTCCTGGAAGAGGAGAGCTTCCTGCACCTGGACAGCTTGCGGAAGCTGGACCTGAGCGCTAACGCTATCCGGTCTGTCCGGGCGAGGACCTTCGTCTACATGACCGCTCTCCGCCAGCTCGACCTGCGGGACAACTGGCTGGGCCGCCTGGCCAACGGCGTCTTCTCCAGCCTCAGGTCCCTGGAGGTGCTCAACCTGAGCAGGAACCGCATCCACAGCGTAGAGGCGGGGGTCCTCACCCCCCTCGTCAGCCTGGCCTTATTGGACCTGTCCCAAAACGGCCTGTGCACCATCCGCTTTAAGACCTTCCTCAGCATCCGTACCTATGGGACCCACCTCCTGTTGAGACGCAACCCCTGGCACTGCGACTGCGACCTGCAGAGGGTGTTCAGGAAGCTGCGGAGCGTGCGCAGGCTCTCCCTGGACGACTACGGGGACCTGAGCTGCGCAGAGCCGGCAGAGCTGCGGGGTCACCCGCTGAGCCGGGTGGACGCCGAGCTGTGCTTCGCCGAGACAGTAACCGTGCTCGTCATTACAGGGACCGTGGTGATCGTCGTGCTGGCCGCCATCGTCATGGCCGAAACGAGCAAGAGGAAACCGGTGGCGAAGCAAGGCTCCGGGGAGAACGGTGGACTGGAGGAGTACGCTGAAAACTAA